The genomic window TTGAATACGCTGAAAACCGTACAAGCGAGGATTATCTTGATTGCATTGAACAGTCGATATCAAACAGGGTAGGAGAGATATACAAAAATGAAGGGATAACACTTGAAAACATCAGCATAGCAGTCTCATATGATGAATATAAATATATAAACGTAGATGAGATAACTCTTTACACAAGTGACGCTCAGGTAACAGACAAAGAACTGAAAAAGATCATTCTGCCGTATTTTCCGGATTCGGAGATCAATATTATCAGATAAAGGAGGATGTTTATGCTTGGGATACATTGATATTCAAAACAGGATAAAAGCAGCTTTATCAAAGCTCGACAGAAAGAAACTGATAGTATTCATCGGAATAGCCGGTATGCTGCTTATACTACTCTCAGAACTTATTCCTGACAGCAAAAAGGAAACCGGCAACCAGCCCTCACAGCAGGATGATGACCCCGATTCTGAGATATATAAGCAGCAACTTGAAGACGAGCTCGGAACGATACTATCAAGAATCGACGGGATAGGGGATGTGAGCATAATGATAACACTTGACGGTACAACGGAGTACGTTTATGCAGAGGAGCTTGACACAACTACTGACAGCAACGACGGCAAGAAACGTGAGAGCTACCGGAGCAGTATTGTAATAACAGAGAACGGCGGTGATAAAAAAGCGCTTATAAAGAAAATAATCAGACCGCAGGTGACAGGAGTGCTTGTCGCCTGCACAGGAGGTGACGATATAAAGATAAGGGAACAGGTGATAGGCGCAGTCAGCGCTGTTCTCGGGATACCCGCAGGCAGGGTATATGTATCAAAGCTATCACAAGAATAATCTATGAAAGAGGTAACAAATATGAAAAAGCCAACACTTATTATCGGAAAAAAACAGATAATCCTTGCAGGAATGACACTGCTTCTCGGTGCTGCTATATATGCAAACTACGCCGTAACGGCAAGTGAGGGGATAAAGACAACAAAGGTGGTTGACAGCAAGACAGTTAATTACGGCGAAGCTGAGCTTGTCAGCACATCTGATGCGTCAAGCGACTATTTTGCGCAGGCAAGGATAGACAGAATGAAGTCAAGAGGAGAAGCCGTTGAAACGCTCAAATCAATTATGAACGGCGGCGATGCAACAGAAGAAGAAAAAAGCGTAGCATCAGAGCAGGCAGCCAATGTTTCCGGCCTTATTGAGACCGAGAGCAAGGTCGAGGATCTTATAAAAGCACAGGGATTTGATGACTGCGTCGTTTATCTTGACGGGGCAAACGCTAACATTGTAGTAAAGTCTGACGGGCTCGATACAAACGAAGCCGCTCAGATAAAGGATATACTATTGAGCGAAGTCAATGTTGCCAATGAAAATATAAGAATAGTCGAACAAAACTGAGATAATTTACATATAACAGCCGGTGATAGAAGCCGGCTGTTTTTGTTTTTATCAATTAACATAACAACAAAAAATATTTACCAAAAAGGTTGATACCTTGAAAAAAATATGTTATAATAAACTATATATGTTAAATTAATCTCAGGGAGGTCAATATCATGAGCGAAGTACAGTCAAATGCACAGGGCAGCTTAAAGGTCAGCAAGGGCGTTATAGCTGATATCGTATCAAGCTGCGTCAAGGAGACCGAGGGTGTTGCAAGAGTCTCGGGCTCAAACGAGATAGTCAGAAGGCTCGCAGGCTCAAAGAATGAGGAGACTATAAAGATAGCGCTTATCGACGATGTTCTCAGCGTTTCTTTCGGTGTCATAATCAAAAACGGATATAATGCCGTGAAGACTGCCGAGACTATCCAGGAGAATGTCAAGAATGCAGTAGGCTCTATGCTTGGCCTTACTGTTGCAAAGGTCAATGTAAATATCGTAAATGTAGAATTTTCGCAGTAACGCAATTTTAAGGAGTGTTTTGCTTGTCAGTAAACAGAAGAGAAGTCAGAGAATCAGTTTTTATCCTTTCCTTTGAAAAGATGTTCCGTGAGGACAGCACCGATGATATCATCGAGCTGGCTGAGGAGCTTGGTGACCTTACTATCAATGATGAGGTCATACATAATTTCAAGGGGATAGTCGATAAAGCAGACGAGCTCGACGAAGTCATTCAGAAATTCAGCAATAAAAGGACTATCGACAGGATACCTAAGATAAACCTTGCTCTGCTGCGCCTTGCTATATATGAAGCAAGATATGATGAAAAGGTGCCGATAAATGTTGCCATAAGCGAGGCAGTTGCTCTTGCCGGCAAATATGCGCAGGAGGCTGACATCGCATTTATAAACGGTGTGCTCGGCGCATATTCAAGAAGTGACGAGGCGCAGAGTGTCTAAGATATTAGGGATAGATACAAGCAACTATACTACGTCAGCTGCGCTGCTTGATACAGATACTATGTCTGTTATACAAAGCAAGCAGCTTCTGCCTGTCAAGCCGGGAGAAAAAGGCGTTCGCCAGTCAGAAGCGGTGTTTCATCACACAAAGCAGCTGCCCGATGTTATCGGAAAGCTGATGGGGCAGGGGAGATGTATCCCGGACGGTATAGGCGTTTCTGTAAAGCCAAGGCTTGAAGAAGGCTCATATATGCCGTGTTTCCTTGTCGGCGAGGGATTTGCCGATTCGCTTGGCTCGGTGATAGGCGTTTTGCCTGATAAATCGTCACATCAGATAGGACATATACTTGCTGCAATATACAGTTCAGGGCGTTTTGATCTGATAAAAGACAAAAAGTCATTTGCTGCATTTCATGTCAGCGGAGGAACGACCGATCTGCTATACTGCGAGCCCGATGACGATAATATCCTTAAGATTAGCCGTATAGGCGGTTCTGATGATCTTAAGGCAGGGCAGGCGATAGACAGATGCGGCGTTATGCTCGGTCTTAAATTCCCGTGTGGGCAGGAGCTTGAAAGGCTTGCTGAGAATAGCAGCAGTTCTTTTAAGATAAAGCCTTCTGTCAGGGGGCTTGATTGTTCTTTGTCCGGCCTTGAAAACAAATGCAGGGATATGATAGACAAGGGCTGCCCTAAAGAAGATACAGCAAAGTTTTGTATAAGCTATGTGCTTGAAAGCATAAAGGCTATGACAAAAGCGTTTTATGAAAAATACAGCGAAAAGACTGTGATATACGCAGGGGGAGTCATGTCAAACAGCATGATAAGATCTGCCCTTGAAGCCGAGCAGCGTGTATTCTGCGAAGGTGAGTTTTCAAGAGATAACGCCTGCGGTGTGGCGGTCTATTCTGCGATCAAGAGGGGACTGATCTTATAAATGGCATCTGTGCTGAGCGTTTCACAGCTCAATAAATATGTTTCATTCAAGCTC from Ruminococcus sp. NK3A76 includes these protein-coding regions:
- a CDS encoding SpoIIIAH-like family protein; protein product: MKKPTLIIGKKQIILAGMTLLLGAAIYANYAVTASEGIKTTKVVDSKTVNYGEAELVSTSDASSDYFAQARIDRMKSRGEAVETLKSIMNGGDATEEEKSVASEQAANVSGLIETESKVEDLIKAQGFDDCVVYLDGANANIVVKSDGLDTNEAAQIKDILLSEVNVANENIRIVEQN
- a CDS encoding Asp23/Gls24 family envelope stress response protein is translated as MSEVQSNAQGSLKVSKGVIADIVSSCVKETEGVARVSGSNEIVRRLAGSKNEETIKIALIDDVLSVSFGVIIKNGYNAVKTAETIQENVKNAVGSMLGLTVAKVNVNIVNVEFSQ
- the nusB gene encoding transcription antitermination factor NusB codes for the protein MSVNRREVRESVFILSFEKMFREDSTDDIIELAEELGDLTINDEVIHNFKGIVDKADELDEVIQKFSNKRTIDRIPKINLALLRLAIYEARYDEKVPINVAISEAVALAGKYAQEADIAFINGVLGAYSRSDEAQSV
- a CDS encoding peptidase M22, which translates into the protein MSKILGIDTSNYTTSAALLDTDTMSVIQSKQLLPVKPGEKGVRQSEAVFHHTKQLPDVIGKLMGQGRCIPDGIGVSVKPRLEEGSYMPCFLVGEGFADSLGSVIGVLPDKSSHQIGHILAAIYSSGRFDLIKDKKSFAAFHVSGGTTDLLYCEPDDDNILKISRIGGSDDLKAGQAIDRCGVMLGLKFPCGQELERLAENSSSSFKIKPSVRGLDCSLSGLENKCRDMIDKGCPKEDTAKFCISYVLESIKAMTKAFYEKYSEKTVIYAGGVMSNSMIRSALEAEQRVFCEGEFSRDNACGVAVYSAIKRGLIL